Genomic DNA from Cololabis saira isolate AMF1-May2022 chromosome 20, fColSai1.1, whole genome shotgun sequence:
ATCACTGCAGCTGCTTTGATTGATACCTGGAACTCATATTTAATGTGTCCTGAAGGATACTTGAACTTTGGACTCCTGCCTGTctcatattttattatttagtacTGCTCTCTGCttacacctcatcacctttGTCCTCTTATCcattatcacacacacacacacacacacacacacacacacacacacacacacacacacacacacacacacacacacacacacacacacacacacacacacacacacacacacacacacacacacacacacacacacttttagcACCAGTTGGGGACCGGGACTGGGACCATGACTTGGGCAATACACTGTGATGGGGCATgtgaagcccctttcacatagaatgcgcaaagcggcgaccgccgcggctttcccattcattttgTATGTGGTACCACCGCACAAGAGCAGTccgctctgccgccgagctcggcaGTGCACAAGAGGGCGCCTGCCGTGGCGTTGTGCCGTGcttgcctgcccgaattgaacattttttaatttcaccgtgcgccctgtgacgacatctcggcgcgtccaaaaaaaacttgcagcttgtagatcagagacgatcaacatggaggaaaaaatgatcttggctgtgtgaggagctgtggtaTAGGAGACTGCAGGCCCATTGTGACCtcaacaaaaagggacaaaagtggagagaaatatcccagaatttggacataccaggtgtgtttaaaagtggtacgagcctgtattccccttaatcctgtcttctcatgaggatttcatggaccctccttcgtctcctcttcctcctctacagcctctactgtacgtccaacgagtgggaaaagggcgccataccggaaaaacttttttcagtcgtctagcaacttgcaacaaatatgtgcATGAAGCGCGCATGCGCGCCTTGCTCTGCGGCGACTCTGCGCCCACCCGGCGGTGTGTGCGGCGCAAACCGcactctatgtgaaagcagcttgaAGCATTGTGCAGGTTTCTGGGTCCCTTGGGGCCAACAATCTCAGAATTGTCAGATTAACCCACAATTCCAATAATTGACATGTTTTGGCTAGTTGTTCGGAGACTTCAAACAAACAGACAGCTGTGAGACTGATTGCACACAACGCTCCCTCATTACCAGGTGTGGCCGCTtcccctccccccctcctctgTTCTTTATCTTCTATCAGTATCACTGCAGCTGCTTTGACTGATACCTGGAACTCATACTTAATGTGTGTTGACACTTGAACTGTGGACTCCTGCCTGTCTTACAAACATTCCGACGCTTCGACGAGCGGAACAAGGGCCCGTGCGTAACGAGACGACTTGACCAGGCTACGACGACCAGAAAGGGGGAACAGCCCGGCTGCCAGCGACGCTGCATCATCAGTCtccgagagacagagagagagagagagggagacagagagagagagacagagagagagttcCACAACCACCAGGACGCCGCAGACAACCTCCAgggcatctcaaagtaagaggtAGACGGAACCAGGCAATATTGACTCAGTTTATTGATGTTAGAAGGCATTTAAGTCCAGATCTTCTGAGGCCTAACCACAGGATCTCTGTCTGGAGTTTGAGCCACTGCATCCCAGTCAATCTTTTCTTTCCCAGACCTCCTGTTGCAGATTTACTGATGTGTTTGAGATCATTGTTCTGTTCTGAACCTACTGAAACTGTCTCTAatattttccacctgtagatAATCTTCCTGAAGTTGACCGCATTCAAACAAGATTTAGGTTCAAGGAAGTAAAACACACCGACGGAGTCACAGAGAGGTGAAATGGCAGAGAAAGGAGGAGACGTTGCCTGTGACGTCTGCACTGGGAGGAAGGTGAAAGCTGTCCAGTCCTGTCTGGTCTGTCTGGCCTCTTATTGTGAGAAACATCTCCAACCTCACTATGATGCTCCTGCTTTTAAAAAACACCAGCTGGTGGATCCCTCCAAGAAGCTCCAGGAGAACATCTGCTCTCTCCACCATGAGGTGATGAAGATCTTCTGTCGTACCGATCAGCAGAGTATCTGTTATCTGTGTTCAATGGATGAACATAAAGGTCATgaaacagttgcagctgcaacagAAAGATCTGAGAGGCAGAAGGAGCTGGAGGTGAGtcgacaacaaatccagcagAGAATCCAGGGCCGAGAGAAAGACGTGgagctgcttcagcaggaggtggaggacATCAACGTCTCTGCTGATAAAgcagtggaggacagtgagaaGAGCTTCGACGAGGTGATCCGTCTCCTCCAGAAAAGCAGCtctgatgtgaagcagcaggtcagatcccagcaggaacATGAAGTGAGTCGAGTCAAAGATCttcaggagaagctgcagcaggagatcactgacctgaagaggagagacgctgagatgaagcagctctcaGACACCGAGGACCACAACCAGTTCCTCCACAACTACCCCTCACAGTCACCCCTCAGTGGCTCCACACTCTCATCCAGCATCCAGATTCGTCCTCTCAGATACTTTGAGGATGTGACAGCAGCTGTGTCAGAGACCAGAGAGAAACTACTGGACCTTCTGAGAGAGACGTGGACAAACATCTCACTGTCAGTGGCTGAagtggatgttttactgtcggaaccagaaccaaagaCCAGAGCTGGATTCTTAAAGTTTTCACAAGAcatcactctggatccaaacacagctCACGAACAATTGTTTCTGTCTGATGGGAACAGAAAAGTAACACTACTGAACAGACAAAAGTCTCTTTCCAgtcatccagacagattcactACTTGGTGGCAAGTGCTGAGTAAAGAAAGTGTGACCGAACGttgttactgggaggtggaaTTTAGAGGAGGAGGAATTCGTGTTGCAGTTGCGTACAAGAACATCAGCAGGGCAGGGAGCTCAGATGACTGTGGGTTTGGACACAATGACAAATCCTGGGCGTTACATTGTGAAACAAGCAGTTATTCAGTTTGCCACAGcaactatcaactatcaactcGCGTCTCAGGTCCTCCTTCCACCAGAGTTGGAGTGTACCTGGACCACGGAGCTGGtcttctgtccttctacagcgtctctgagaccatgaccctcctccacagagtccagacctccttCACCCAGCCGCTCCACGCCGGACTCTGGCTTGATTATGCTGATGAAAACACTGCTGAGTTTGTTTCCACTATTGCTTGCTGAGAACTTTTCTTCACTGCTTAGCTACATATCAGCTGTCAATCATTCTACATGGCCAGTACTTGGAtgtttttttagggcccgagcactgacagtgcgaagaccctattgtatctataggaatttttctcgttttttttttcccgacaaaatgagggcctattttccccctaaacgtgccccaaaagtcaccaaattttgcacacaggccaggcctggcgaaaaatgttatattgaATGATTTGCATtagtgggcgtggcctaatggcttaacagcgccccctagaaaactttgtgactcaagccccacaatacggtttgacgtacatgcacgaaaatcggtacacacctgtatcatgtcgcaacttaaggaAAAGTCTCTCTGTGCCaaaaaaattacacgattaattcaaagtggccgacttcctgttcggtttcggccattttgaattaatcgtctaATTTTGGGGCAATTTATGCCCcaaacaaactcctcctagatcgtccgttcgacataaaactcgctcaggagacacaaaagacgttaacgatgaaaagttatcaaaatcgtgagttttcgtgaaatggcgtggccgtggcaccacgtcaaacttcaacgttaaacaggaagtgatactattagctgattggtcgatatttgatagttcctaatttctgccataacctttgaatggtttgacataaagagttgtgggtggtgtcatcggactcggttttgagtccttgaccataattggtgcaaattagccccaccccatcttctgattggtcgatatttgatagttcctattttctgccataacttttgaatggtttgacataaagagtcatgggttgtgtcatcggacttagttttgagtccttgacctttatctGTGCAAATTCCACGTGCAAGGGCCTGTTCATTgctgtttgcagctttaatttatgtttgattttgatttgatggcTATTTCCTGTGTCTGTTCATCCATGGAGGGTTTCACTGCTagtgattattttaattcacCTAaaatatttacttgtatttgttTGTCACAAAAACCCttgttgaaactgatgaatAGGTGAaattatcattataataatgA
This window encodes:
- the LOC133420806 gene encoding tripartite motif-containing protein 16-like codes for the protein MAEKGGDVACDVCTGRKVKAVQSCLVCLASYCEKHLQPHYDAPAFKKHQLVDPSKKLQENICSLHHEVMKIFCRTDQQSICYLCSMDEHKGHETVAAATERSERQKELEVSRQQIQQRIQGREKDVELLQQEVEDINVSADKAVEDSEKSFDEVIRLLQKSSSDVKQQVRSQQEHEVSRVKDLQEKLQQEITDLKRRDAEMKQLSDTEDHNQFLHNYPSQSPLSGSTLSSSIQIRPLRYFEDVTAAVSETREKLLDLLRETWTNISLSVAEVDVLLSEPEPKTRAGFLKFSQDITLDPNTAHEQLFLSDGNRKVTLLNRQKSLSSHPDRFTTWWQVLSKESVTERCYWEVEFRGGGIRVAVAYKNISRAGSSDDCGFGHNDKSWALHCETSSYSVCHSNYQLSTRVSGPPSTRVGVYLDHGAGLLSFYSVSETMTLLHRVQTSFTQPLHAGLWLDYADENTAEFVSTIAC